The following are encoded together in the Triticum dicoccoides isolate Atlit2015 ecotype Zavitan chromosome 6B, WEW_v2.0, whole genome shotgun sequence genome:
- the LOC119323157 gene encoding pentatricopeptide repeat-containing protein At2g37230-like, with protein MIRRRKWTTRMENSVRLLCPALSAPVVHGVISAAAAADRADLALQFFRFAYRRAGFRPEPATFALLVPVLAAKGMLNHARCILLETMPSFSVAPDEATVAALVAAYGRAGIPQEAVKLFRLMPDLGITRTALSYNAVLKAILCRGREAMARRIYNAMIADGVAPTLSTYNTLIWGFGLCKKMESAVRVFGDMKDHGVTPDVTTYNTLLNAWVRKGDLESARKVFDEMPGAGFERNSISYNVMIKGYVEANKVEEAVGLFTEMGEKGLRLSEKTFAALMPGLCDDEGKAAEARKAVADMAERRLTPKDKSVFLRLVSTLCKAGDLDGALEVHKKSGQFKHVLVDPRQYGVLMESLCAGGKCDGAVQVLDELLEKGTLLSPKSLVLEAPAYNPVIEYLCNNGNTNKAETFFRQLMKKGVDDKSAFNSLIRGHAKEGALEAAKEILAIMTRRGVPTDPHSHTLLIDSFLKKNEPADAKTALDSMMEHGHLPRPALFQSVMVALFNDGRVQTASRVMKTMIEKGITENMDMAHKIVEALFMRGHVEEAIGRVNLMVENGCMPDLDKLLAALCEKEKVMEAQKLADFALDRDFEVSFSTYDRVLEALYTEEKTLPAYSMLCKIKHKGGVVDQKGCDALMDSLKAGGYSKQADILSRILVENGSSASKRGKKSAMGA; from the coding sequence ATGATCCGGCGCCGCAAGTGGACGACCCGGATGGAGAACTCGGTGCGCCTGCTCTGCCCGGCGCTCTCGGCGCCGGTCGTGCACGGCGTGAtctccgccgcggccgccgcggaCCGCGCCGACCTCGCGCTCCAGTTCTTCCGCTTCGCGTACCGCCGGGCCGGGTTCCGCCCGGAGCCGGCCACCTTCGCGCTGCTCGTCCCGGTACTCGCCGCCAAGGGCATGCTCAACCACGCCCGCTGCATCCTCCTCGAGACCATGCCGTCCTTCTCCGTCGCCCCTGACGAGGCCACCGTGGCCGCCCTCGTCGCCGCCTACGGCCGGGCCGGCATCCCGCAGGAGGCTGTCAAGCTCTTCCGcctcatgcccgacctcggcatcACCCGCACCGCGCTCTCCTACAACGCCGTGCTCAAGGCCATCCTCTGCCGCGGCCGCGAGGCCATGGCCAGGCGGATCTACAACGCCATGATCGCCGACGGCGTCGCCCCCACCCTGTCCACCTACAACACGCTCATCTGGGGGTTCGGCCTGTGCAAGAAGATGGAGTCCGCCGTCAGGGTGTTTGGGGACATGAAGGACCACGGGGTGACGCCGGATGTGACCACCTATAACACCCTGCTCAATGCATGGGTGCGGAAAGGCGATCTGGAGAGTGCAcggaaggtgtttgatgaaatgcccggaGCTGGCTTTGAAAGGAACTCGATCTCATACAATGTCATGATCAAGGGATATGTTGAGGCGAACAAGGTCGAGGAGGCAGTGGGGTTGTTCACGGAGATGGGGGAGAAGGGGCTGAGGTTGAGCGAGAAGACGTTTGCTGCGTTGATGCCGGGACTTTGCGATGATGAGGGGAAGGCTGCGGAGGCCCGGAAGGCAGTGGCAGATATGGCGGAGCGACGACTCACTCCAAAGGACAAATCGGTGTTTCTGAGGCTCGTGTCGACATTGTGCAAAGCTGGGGATTTGGATGGGGCGTTGGAGGTGCATAAGAAGAGCGGGCAGTTCAAGCATGTCCTGGTGGATCCGAGGCAGTATGGTGTGTTGATGGAGAGCTTGTGCGCAGGTGGTAAGTGTGATGGTGCTGTGCAGGTGCTCGATGAGCTTCTAGAGAAGGGCACACTGCTCAGCCCAAAGAGTCTAGTGCTGGAAGCACCGGCATATAATCCAGTGATTGAGTATCTGTGCAATAATGGGAATACCAACAAGGCCGAGACGTTCTTCAGGCAGCTGATGAAGAAAGGTGTGGATGACAAGTCTGCATTCAACAGTCTTATCCGTGGGCATGCAAAGGAAGGTGCGCTAGAGGCCGCAAAGGAGATTCTTGCCATTATGACACGCCGTGGCGTCCCTACTGACCCCCACTCGCACACACTGCTTATTGATAGCTTCCTGAAGAAGAATGAGCCAGCTGATGCAAAGACGGCATTGGACAGCATGATGGAACATGGTCACTTACCAAGGCCAGCTCTGTTCCAGTCTGTCATGGTGGCGCTTTTCAATGATGGCAGGGTTCAGACTGCAAGTAGGGTCATGAAGACTATGATAGAGAAGGGAATTACCGAGAACATGGATATGGCACATAAGATTGTGGAGGCTCTCTTCATGAGGGGTCATGTGGAGGAGGCGATTGGTCGCGTCAATCTGATGGTGGAAAATGGCTGTATGCCTGATCTGGATAAGTTGCTAGCTGCCCTTTGTGAGAAGGAAAAAGTGATGGAGGCACAAAAGCTGGCTGATTTTGCATTGGACCGGGACTTTGAAGTTAGCTTCTCAACCTATGACAGAGTCCTAGAAGCCCTGTATACCGAGGAGAAGACATTGCCAGCCTACTCCATGCTCTGCAAGATCAAGCACAAAGGAGGCGTTGTAGACCAGAAGGGCTGCGATGCTTTGATGGATAGCTTAAAAGCTGGAGGATACTCAAAGCAAGCTGACATTTTGTCTAGGATCTTGGTGGAGAATGGATCATCAGCATCCAAGAGGGGCAAGAAGTCTGCCATGGGTGCATAG